TTCCTTTGTTCCTTTTGCTCGTTCATCGTCTAgttaacatatatatatatatatatagtttttgaTAGCACTCACTTCTTCATTACAAAAGCCCACAGTACATGGTTTGCCTTTGCGAAGAAACAACGGGTTGCCCTTCTCATCAACATAAGGAGAACACACAGTGCTCTTATCCCTACAGCACACCTTACAAGAATTCTTTGTCTCTGTAGAATGAGATGAATACAGACgatgtaaaaataatatttgtgtTATCTGTAATTACAAATGATACCAGGGGGTTGGTTTACCATTGCAAGCGCATGACTGCAGGTTCATTACAGCTTCACAGAATGGGATACATTCTCCATTCAGACATTGGCCACTGTCAACACACACGGTCTTATTAGGGAGGTTCTCTGGAGGAGGGCATTCACTGCTAAATCCTGTTACAGACAGAAGAAGAAACAGTGTCCAGCAATACAAAGAGCTAGAGAGTACATCTAACCAAAACATGTAAAGGACATGTATATTTGAAGactttggttccaaaacacaataaattcattttgactaatttgagtaaaaatgtgttttctataccaagaaagtgacacaattgaaaccactattttctgttacaaactttcatatggcatctttaggttataataataaaataaaaaattcaaatcaataattagattttcaaagatttattataaaaactgattattttttccgaaaaatgcaataaatacataataattaattttttcaaaatgctataaatctattgaatcaatatataaatcaatgtgcattcatctttgcctagttatattcatttagttgactagtggtatacactgataaaaaaaaacattaaatggcattaatcaaaacatttactttgtcatattaagaacactgtcattgctgctgtcatccttgggacgtcgtcgctgaacttttttgacagcgatcagctgtaaaatgttttggtcctgctcgattttcattgacttcgagtaaaataatggaaagtttttcataagatcccttGGGGtcaaatgtgttagcatgacagaagcttgatgctgtctggagaacaagcaacatccggcatttttcctttgcCCGAGTGCCTCTTAAGTAAATttttgattttgatggcttacatttcttccccgccacagaaaaccaccacaggtttatcaatgccattaaaattactattttgtttttgtttgtttgttgatcaccaagtacaaagtagatgaggaaaactaggattctttgtttatttaaagaggCGCCTTTATTGcatacaatgcgtggaatggtgcgctgtgattggttaagcggatttattgcattctgcagagaaggaggactggcattTGTCGCGGTTTGGAAAAatgggagaaaagatgacagaataacaaaattggcgtaaaatgaagaattgactttttaattctgacctgatacaatactgatttggGCGGTAActacttgtttttttaaatgctgtttatcgcgttttggaaccaaactcttcatttcatccccaaaattaaaactttatatgtgaccctgtatGTAAAATCTGAAATCATATTATGTTATTATGACATTAGAAACATCAacgtttaattttaataattgatttcaatttaatttcagtctttgacatgatcattctcagtcaatattaaagatatcaaggttatattttcacagaatgttctttatctTATATAGGATGACTTTATATAGAAAacattagctgggttttcacaggcagggtcacaaatattgCACAATCTATCAAATTAAACATTGTGGTATTGAAAAATAGATATCACTAATGTAACTTTTGAAGGGACTTTTTTTAATTCTCATCTTAATAGTGATCCTCTATAAATGTAATTAGTTTGCATATAGCTAGTATTATGTGTCTGGCCTTGGGCCTTATTTCAAATCTTACCTGTGCAGTAAGATCTGCCCTTGCACGTGGCTTCCATTGGCTCCTGACACACCTTGCCACGCTTCTCAAACTTGCAGTTTTTGCAGCATGCGCTGTTTCTGTCACTAGTACCATAACAAAACAGAGGTTACAGATAGAAACTGAAACTAACAAGAAGATCAGCTGTCTTAAGGCCGAAGTATGGTCCATTTTTTATGCATACACAAGGGTCCATGTACAGTCCGTGTTATGCAATATTCGTAATCAGAAGATTGCACGCGTACTGTACGCGCACCACCAGATTTTTAAAGCCCTGCATACATTGTACACGCAGGATGCGCATGtgcctacaggagaatgtagtatgtagcttaggagatgcattgcattttgtcacaatgCGCATGCATTGAACGTCTGTATACACGTACAagcaaataaactatactttgcaaggctgtgtgtTCGTACACATTTAAAACCAGACTATACTTCGGGCTTTAAAGaagttatttattaaaaaatttacattttgtttttgatCTTTAAGTTTCCATGTACAATGCATCAATGTATTGTAAATGGAAACATAAAGATGTACAATGCATTCCAAGAACTCATgctgtgtgattattttgaattgggtTAATGACAaatgaattgcagtttgtaTGCCTAAATAAGCCTAAAATAACACAATTTCACTTCTGAATACATATATAAACCCATTCAtatggattactttaatgatggatgtaagtgctttttggagctttgTCCTGTTGAGTGCGTATAACATAACGCATtacaacattttaatataaaattgtgTTGTAACCTAAAGAAGGATAAACATATACACAATGAtgtaaatagacaaataaacaTTTGGGATGGCaagaggatgagtaaatgaattTTGAGTAagtaattttcatatttggggAGCTATTTCTTTAAATTTGTTTGATTGTGTAATCTTCCACAAGGCCACAAGGAGGAGCTTTACCTGCACACGGCCGTGGGCCGCAGCTTGCAGGTTGCGGTGCAGCAGGCGTCATTGTTGAGGTAAAGCAGTCCAGGATCGCATTCCTCCCCTTCCTCCACCCGAGAGTTTCCGCACACATTAATGTTCCTCTCTCTGAAACAGGTGGAGGCCTTGGACCTCAGCCTCTTCGCTATGGCGATCTTACTACAGTTTGAAAACAACTACAAGAAAGCATAAAAATACTTATTATGTGACGAATGGTAAATAACACTGAACTGAATTTAAAATATGGACACACCATTAACATACTTTATTATTGTAGTGGTCGCCGCTCACAGCGATGGGGTACATGACGTATTTTCCCCCCTGATCCTCTCCAGGCGCGCACTCATCGGTGTCGTGCACTGCACCAAAGTTGTGACCGAGCTCATGAGTGGTGACCAGGTCTGCTTCCTGTTGGCAAATAGATGGCAAATCATCATAAAAATTACCACAGAGTGAGCAAACTAACAAACAGgaacatttatatttgtatacagTTTCGGGAGCTCAAAATACACTGTACAAAACACATATATACTGAACAAATGCAAAATTATGGTATCACATCCATGTCATAAGCTGTGACATAAATCTATCCATGATTTCTTATGCACAGGTAGATCCCTTTACCTTAGTTAGAATGGTTTTTCCATAATTTTTGGTGCTGGTTAGTCCAGTGTTCAGGTATACAACCCGGTTTTCATTTCCGGAAGGAGGGCACTCttcaattacaacaaaacaGAAGTTTTAAAGCAACAGCTcaccaaaatataaaatttcTTCTTTTATGAGGCTCAACATGACAAAGCTCCAAAAACCACATACATCTATCATAAAGTAACTCAAATGACACCAGTGTTTTAAGATATGCCCTATGTAAACCGAGGCATGTATCCATGGCAACATGGTAAAATCAAGAATAACGGCACATCAATAACTTTTCGTTACGCTTAACCATGTTGAGCCCCATATAAGAACATATAACAACAgcattttaacataaaattattttaaaaaattctgaaGAAACATATCTAAGATGGTATGAGAGTAAGTAAAATACGAAagagttatttatttataagaCTTTATTTAGGTGTGATACACATTTCCATACTATGGCATtataaaagaaacatttttactCACTCTCAGAGCAAAGACCACCAGGAAAACCAGACCTAATTGGAGCCACGTAGGCCAGGCCTAATGTGCCTTCATCAAAATCCTGGTATGTGAATAGATGAGCCAAGCACACCTTTGATGCGTTGTCTGCCATGTCGATACTAAATTGCTGCAGGGAGATGACAAAAATGACTACATTTGCATTTGAAAACAATTACTAAATAATAACTTAGCTACTGGCTCTGCCAAATAGGTCACGGGTTGAAATGGGTAATGAAACACAATATAAAAGATTTCAATATTATTCACTCTCAAGCATCACATTTTCCACAGCACATATGACAAATACACCAGAGACTCTTGATAATTCAATGGCTCTCTCCAGTTGCTCACCTCCAGCAGCTTCTTGACATCCCAAACATCTTTGTTCTTCACAGGCGTCCCTTTCATGTTAAAGTGTGCATCTCCCGGCTCTACTCGAGTGGGTGCTCTATTAATTATAATCTGAAAGAAATGAATCGATGAATGTTGTTTTCTTGGAATACTTTCTTCAAGGTACCAGGGCAGCCcatcctcaccccatggcgtcaatatttgacgccacttgaccatgcgtcaatatgttacgcggagggtatacccttcgcgtcattttttgacgaactggggacttcaatactattgagtccgttgcattctctttcctattttcgtaccattttcttaccattttcgcgtcggtttagggttagatttacataatgacatccctacccaaacctatccctaaccccaatgtcaggtgacaactgtttaatttcgcgtacctaatagtattgaagtccccagttcgtcaaaaaatgacgcgaagggtataccctccgcgtaacatattgacgcatggtcaagtggcgtcaaatattgacgcaatgggatgaggatgtgttgACCAGGGAATCTCATTTACCTGCTGAATCTGAACTCCATAACCTTTATATTCCTCATCCCATGATGTATTCCGGTAAATGTCATCCACACGATCAATCAGCTCaatctaaaaaacaaacaacatgaaTCAGGTTTATTAAATGGTTTATAAAACAGTTGTCTGTTTTTGCCAAATTTGCCCTTTTCTATTAAATTCCTGTGTCGTCTAACAGATTTCTTTGAAATGCAATTCATTTATTTTCCTGGCATAACAAATGATCCTCATGTGGGCTGGGCATTTCATGAAATTCTgtaataaactaaaataaatttttattcaATTAGGTTTTGCTATCTATACAATTCAAATGAATAAGGCCTAAGGCGAATACCAGATAGTTCAGGGTGGTGCTCTCTTCCTTACGGCCCATGTGTTTAAAAAAGCGATAGTCTGCCACGAGTAGCAGAGGGCATGTGTTTTTGCTATGGTCCAGGGTTTGTCTTCTCTCTCTCAAGTGCACTGTGGAGACAACATAAAAGAAAGCAAAAACATATAGTACATTATAGTACAATTTCTTAAGATGGCTTCATGAAGTTCAGGAAGATATTGAGGCCAAAATACAATTGGAGCATCCATCTTTGATAATCAGTCATGACATGAAGTCTATTCACACCATCAGTTCATTTATTTTGTGGTATTTAATTAATCTGTCATCAATAATGaacaaaaaatgattcatttagcAGGCTGGGCAGTGGCACACTAAAAAAACTGCCTAACCTCAAACAAGACTGTGCTTACAATATAGCTTGCAATAGTACGAATAGATGCAATAAATGACCAATTCAGGATCCAAATATTACAATGGAGTAATTACTGTCGTGATGTTGTATCTAAAACATTAAGTTTGGCTTTtccttttaaatgtatatatgcaACTGGTGATTCTCCATAAAATCATTTCCTAAAAAGTCTTACCATCTTCCTCATAATCTTCATATAGCGTAATGGCTCCCCGCACACTCTCTGGCATCACCTCGCTGGCATTTGCGTTGACGTAGCCGCACACTTTAGGAGCCGCCAGTCGGGTCACGTTCCTGATGTCTTCTGAACGATATATGAGCAGCCGACCATCCCGAGGGTCTTGAATAAACCTCCATAGAGGCTGTGAAAAGATTGACAATACATTTATTCTTATCGTAAGTGGTATGACATTCATTGGTAGATTTAATAGatagtagggctgggcaaattttttttaattttttttattaatcgtttttttttccCCGTGGTTGATTCAAAATCAATTGTCACAGGCAACAAAGCGATTCACCCTTCTTTTTGCCATTCgcaatgttaccaaggagcgagaggcaagcctgtcagtcactcattcattcagtctatattctaatataatataatataatattctatataatctatattcatCGAgttgaatcgagtataaaaatcgagtcgagaatcggaatcgaaaattGGACAGAGAATTTGAAACCGAATCTATTTGATAgtttgtgaatcgaaatcgaatcgatctggaacatctgaatcgatacccagccctaatagaTAGTGGTGATTTACATTACCTCGATGTTATATTCCGCTTCATCGGTTAGGATATGAGCAGAGAAATCCTTGTCACCGATATGTGCCTGTACCCGAGAATTCACCTCTCCTAGAAACAGGAGACACAGAGTTTGCATTAAAGTCTGATCTTTTTGCTTTTATAACAATATTTTATACTGGCATGCTGGACTGGGAATATTTACTACACCAAAAAGTAGGAAAAATTGACTTACATGCTAACAATAGGTTATTAATGGGTCACAATTTTAAAAGAAGTACAGGTCCAGTTACCAATGACATGACCAGTGAAGAAGTTTTCTCTTTGGACCTCAAACGTCTCCTCCGTGCCATCCTCCTTTATAACCACAGCATTAAAGTCATGggtgaaaagctctgtgttGGTTGTCAGGTACAATTTAAAatgcctacaaaataaatagcTGACTTTATTTAACATCTGAACGTTATTCTTAGTGATGACAGTGTGCTTTCACACCTACAGACAGGAGGACATCACATTACTatgacacatacacacatgaatacacaaacacatctaGTAAGCACGCAGGGTAAAGCTGTGGTCACAatagactttgagcatgcaagTATTTTTCGGCGTTGCTGCGAGGAGTGGCCTGGAGCAGCTCATCAATATGATCTTTAGCTTCGTCCATTTGTGCTTTTCAGTAGACATACCGGTTTTGTACTGGTCACAATGCTCCATGTGATATGGATTCACAGGGTCAGAGTTAACCAGACTTGAACTTTGCCAAGCAGCGACCTGGGAAATATCGCCCGCGTCTGAAAGCTCTAAAATCAAGGCATGAAGGCACGTCTGAATCCAATGTTTGCTTTACTTCCTGTCTTTTGAGATCCCTTCATCGTCTTTTCCCACATATCTATGCGTGTTTGGGTAGGTAGAGGGATGTaattggtcgagcctggtcgaGTTCGGAAGAATAAGATGGCGACCAAGAAAgcggctggagcacaaatttagtgtaaataaagttataaaaacaacaaaaggaAACCAAGGCACTCTTCTAAATATAAAACCGCTTTTTATATTTAGAAGAGTGCCTTGGTTtccttttgttgtttttgaaatTTAGTTTATTTCCCAAAGAGCACCTTcgatttacatatattttttgacattttgtaTACTGTTTGGAACGCCGTAGCCCTCCAGCCCCTGCTTTGTGGgtgattgtttttgtaaataaagttatatttttactttttacaccttttgatTGCACTTTTGGCGAGAAATTATTtgtgtagttttcaaatatgggattagttaccacaaaggcgctctctagTTTTATATTGCAAACAGAATTCCATTACACTGCCTATGAAGGCTGTCCGAATGCGTTTCTCGGAGCTGCTTTCATGCCAccgaagtcattgcctcatgaggcagcgaggcaacaagtcagctgccttagcTTTCGGATGCAGCCATCTTCGCATGCGTGTTTTACTACATTCGCATGCGTataaatggaagtcaatggaacgAAAGTCTTGTGTGACCGTGTCTTAAACATGTATTCACCTCTGTAATGCAGTAAAACTTAGAAGCCTCTCTGCGTGTGTATGCAACTGGACATCTCTCTTGCGAACTGAATGTTGTTCAAGACCGGACAGCTGAAGGACATCAAAGTCTGACAGCATTGAGCTGAGCTGGTCTGAAAAGTAACAGCAAACATCTTTATTCGTGTTAAATtttgggttcgattcccaggaaACACATGTAGGCCTACTGTTAAAATGtgccttgtaatgcactgtaaattgctttggaCAAATGCATACATTCAAGTTAATTATCCCTTTGAGGTGACAGTTATAAGATAAGACACGAAAGTGAGAAACTCATGACCTAAGTTaaacattatgtttttattaatgcTTTTGGCAGACGCTTAATCAAAGTGTTTTACAGTTGGTTTAAACTATACaactttttatcagtatgtgggTATCATGGGAATCAAACCAATGACCTTTTTAGCATcgctaacacaatgctttagCAATTTAACTACAGGAACACTGGAACAATGATAAATacagtttataaaaaaattacatagtATATTTTGGTACCTTTGTTTTAGTCATGAAAATTAAGCTGAAATGTATTAAGCTGATTTTTTGTTTGAACTCTAAAATGAATGTATTCTTGTATAGCACTAACAAAAGCtatcaataaaataaatactatttGGGAGGGAAATGTTACctgtaatatattttatttcaatGTAAACTTTTTCAACAAACTATCTGTTCAGACTTTATTCAAATCTactgtacatttaaaacaaGTGAAGTTACAAGTTGCAGTACAGTTACGCATTTCAAAGCAGGCAGAGGTTATCATGACTCAATTCAACaatgtcatttttatgtaaatgtatcCCCAATGTTTTTAAACTATTCCCATTACAGTAAGTACGGTGCAACTTACCGTACTCGTCGTCCAGGACATCTCTAATGAATCTCCTTGAACCCTCCGCCAGCAGTAAAAACGCCAGAAAGAAAAGAAAGCGTTTCATAGCGAGCAGGATGACGCTAGTACTGTATACAGTACTTCATATGAACATTTAATCCCGTGGATTATCAATCTGTTTGATATCAACATCTGGACATGACCGACCAAGCACGCTCACAGCTGGCTGGATAAAACAAAGCGAAAAAGTATCAATGAAGTGAATATGTAAGAATAATATGCGCTCACGTTAATGCGTTCTCGTCCATATCGCTTGAcgttaaaaagaaaatattcaCTCAAAACAAAGCATGCCATAAGGCGTGTTCGTTTTCACGAGGCGCTGCGCAGAtcgatcggcgtatgacatcgagtaccgcgagagcgatttccAAAGCAtgactctcgcggtactttgatgtcatactcTGATCAGTTTGCACAGCACCGCATGAAGTCGCGAGACACCCGGAAGTATTTAATGTGGTTGTTGAACGTTCAGATTTTTGTATTTGCGCGAGTTGACCGAGACTAGGTTATCACATTTAAGTTTAACTTTACATAAAGATTGTTTTAATGGCGAAATAAAACACCGATCTAAATGGCTTTCGGCTTGTCCATGGTATCTGTTACGTAAGACATAAACTCTCGAGGTATGTCTCACAAGATACCGAGCTGTCTAGAGAAACAGCAGTTTGGGCATTAGGGAGGCGTAAGCGTCTGTCTAGGTAGGGTGCACACAAGATTTTAGAACACAGCCCACATCGGACTATTTTTAAATCCTTACATAAACTTCAGTTCAGCGTCTGAaggtttatttaaatcacaaGCAAATTCTCGTGATGTTTTTACTTATGGAGTTGTAAATATCTAAAGGTGCCACTTTAATTCTGATCCATTGACTGATCACATTTCCAAATTCTTTTAAACTACGTGAATATTTAATGTCTTtcatatttaagtagtttttaataAAACGATCTAAAACAACTATTAATGAAAATTAAAACCCCAAAACAATACAATTTCAGACAAAATGTATGGTTTATAAAATGGTCATTTTAATTCTGGTTACATAGCCGTTATGTAGGGTTTATACATTTTCACAAGGCTTTGGGGAGAGGTAAAGGACTACAGTGAATGATTAGCAAAAACACAACAGTGGTCCAAATAACTACAGACATCACTTGACAAATCAAACATCCTCTCAACATGTGCATAAACCTGCAATGAAAAGTACTTAACCAAACGTATGCAGTATTGGTTCTCATTCCAGTGTATATTGAAATATGGGCATGCATGGtatttttatagattttttttaccatcaTGAGCCATCGCAAGGTAACACGTTAAAGTGAAAACCATAACCAGGCAGGAGTGTTTTGTTACCTTCATGAATCTCTGGTCTATGAAAAGTGCATACTTGGCTGAGCAATGTTTGCTGATCTGGTGAGACAACATCTTTCCTGCGATCAATACTAAAGTAAAGGCCCATTTCAAGCCAACACTATGACAATTCAACAAACGTTTATCTCTTTCAAGTGTATGTTGATCTCCCTAAAATGATGGCAGGTGATATAGGACAAGAACTAGCCATGCTTGATACGAAACGCTTTGCATTTTGTGACTGAATCTTCCAATGCTTTAGATTACACCATAATATACACACTAGTCGCTTTGTCACAATTAAAGGACAATCGATTTTATGTGAGGCTAATACTTTTCTACAGCAGACAGTGCACATAAAGAAGGCCAAaggacaaaaacacaaaaccaaGAAATGGAGATGTACTTTAACTTAATATTTACTTTCATTACAACCACAAGCCACGTGGTGGAAAAAAACTGATTGGAATTCCCACACTTACAGCTCATTGGTATGATCATGGGCTTACATGGCTAGAATAATCATAAGTGACACAATAAGGAATGAAG
The nucleotide sequence above comes from Paramisgurnus dabryanus chromosome 12, PD_genome_1.1, whole genome shotgun sequence. Encoded proteins:
- the adam17b gene encoding disintegrin and metalloproteinase domain-containing protein 17; the protein is MKRFLFFLAFLLLAEGSRRFIRDVLDDEYDQLSSMLSDFDVLQLSGLEQHSVRKRDVQLHTHAERLLSFTALQRHFKLYLTTNTELFTHDFNAVVIKEDGTEETFEVQRENFFTGHVIGEVNSRVQAHIGDKDFSAHILTDEAEYNIEPLWRFIQDPRDGRLLIYRSEDIRNVTRLAAPKVCGYVNANASEVMPESVRGAITLYEDYEEDVHLRERRQTLDHSKNTCPLLLVADYRFFKHMGRKEESTTLNYLIELIDRVDDIYRNTSWDEEYKGYGVQIQQIIINRAPTRVEPGDAHFNMKGTPVKNKDVWDVKKLLEQFSIDMADNASKVCLAHLFTYQDFDEGTLGLAYVAPIRSGFPGGLCSEKCPPSGNENRVVYLNTGLTSTKNYGKTILTKEADLVTTHELGHNFGAVHDTDECAPGEDQGGKYVMYPIAVSGDHYNNKLFSNCSKIAIAKRLRSKASTCFRERNINVCGNSRVEEGEECDPGLLYLNNDACCTATCKLRPTAVCSDRNSACCKNCKFEKRGKVCQEPMEATCKGRSYCTGFSSECPPPENLPNKTVCVDSGQCLNGECIPFCEAVMNLQSCACNETKNSCKVCCRDKSTVCSPYVDEKGNPLFLRKGKPCTVGFCNEEGKCMKQVQDVIERLWDFIEKLDINTFGKFLADNIVGSVVVFSLLFWIPLSILVHCVDKKLDQQYELNTKSLFYPSNAELLSSLDLASVRIFKPPTSPGISAMPRFHASVPLQTSTPPVSLSQVAPAPSLGPPSATDHHRMATIQEDPSYDSHLDEQALVADFPTSGSASRSFDDLTENRENAMSFMVRRFPRTNSKETEC